One part of the Prunus persica cultivar Lovell chromosome G5, Prunus_persica_NCBIv2, whole genome shotgun sequence genome encodes these proteins:
- the LOC18777186 gene encoding uncharacterized protein At5g41620, with protein sequence MKREGESGEGGAEKEENLGEKLRRRRGKSRSGPSTPVVSSWRLCPFGHNTIIKDPHLTSNTTTSSVSARKLAAALWEFQNYHYLPLSKMHRAPHNNGGPAAPPPRLRHLQLHHHLSKDKGLDLSDFLADNSPSSPDQPESASSLRRHIAASLMQHHRTIERNKLNNHILQPVSPASYGSSMEVAPYDPAVTPSSSLDFKGRIGGSHYNLKASTELLKVLNRIWSLEEQHTSNVALIKALKAELDHARVKIKELVRVRQADRHELDDLMKQIGEDKLVRKSKEQDRIHAAVQSVRDELEDERKLRKRSESLHRKLARELSELKSSLSNSVKELEGERKSRKLLEDLCDEFAKGIKEYEQEVHFLKQKSDKDWTGRSDRDRLILHVSESWMDERMQMQLEEAECGFSGKNSIVDKLSLEIETFLRAKHMSTLKNTENLLPRDRKNSLESAPLNEAVSAPQDVGGEDDSLGSDSNCFELNKPTNSDFKLHGDEAVDNHIDEKLKLEPSKKKPERVRSRTPSSLQVKFEEQMAWAMSCNENDKSQMVNKEQGKTEEGKPTEISIPQKSEHCEATEDETYRKGNKQDESQVSNSNHMVENRIRSQLLMSDVGHVHSENNYNEASCSNTGWRNQPSPGRQWMARLASPVRDMPESSSKLPLRTRENTLKAKLLEARSRGQRPRSKASKNTS encoded by the exons atgaaaAGGGAAGGAGAAAGTGGGGAAGGGGGAGCAGAAAAGGAGGAAAATTTGGGAGAAAagttgaggaggaggagagggaaAAGCAGAAGTGGCCCAAGTACTCCAGTAGTGTCCTCATGGAGACTTTGCCCTTTTGGCCATAATACCATCATTAAAGACCCTCACCTTACCAGTAACACTACCACCTCCTCTGTCTCAGCTAGAAAGCTAGCTGCTGCTCTTTGGGAGTTTCAAAACTACCACTATCTTCCCCTCTCAAAGATGCACAGAGCTCCTCACAATAATGGTGGTCCTGCTGCTCCACCTCCTAGGTTGAGACATCTTCagctccaccaccacctcagCAAAGACAAGGGTCTTGATCTGTCTGACTTTTTGGCTGATAATTCTCCCAGTTCTCCTGACCAG CCAGAAAGTGCAAGCAGTTTGCGGAGGCATATTGCTGCATCATTGATGCAACACCATCGAACCATTGAAAGAAACAAGTTGAACAATCACATCTTGCAGCCTGTATCTCCTGCAAGCTATGGTAGTTCCATGGAG GTGGCTCCTTATGACCCTGCAGTCACTCCTAGCAGTTCTTTAGACTTTAAGGGACGGATTGGTGGATCACATTATAATCTTAAAGCATCTACGGAACTTCTGAAAGTCTTGAACCGAATTTGGAGCTTGGAGGAACAGCATACCTCCAATGTAGCATTAATAAAAGCGTTGAAAGCAGAGTTGGATCATGCCCGTGTCAAGATCAAAGAGTTGGTTCGGGTGCGGCAAGCTGATCGACATGAGCTAGATGATTTGATGAAGCAAATTGGAGAAGATAAACTAGTTAGGAAGAGCAAAGAACAGGATCGAATCCATGCTGCAGTTCAATCTGTGAGGGATGAGCTAGAGGATGAGAGGAAGTTAAGAAAACGATCAGAAAGCCTACACAGGAAGTTAGCGCGGGAGCTTTCTGAGCTGAAATCTTCTCTTTCCAATTCTGTGAAAGAGCttgaaggagagagaaaatcaagGAAGTTGTTGGAAGATCTATGTGATGAGTTTGCTAAGGGAATAAAAGAATATGAACAAGAGGtgcattttttaaaacagaaATCTGACAAAGATTGGACTGGAAGATCTGATCGTGATCGATTGATTCTCCATGTTTCTGAATCATGGATGGATGAACGGATGCAGATGCAGCTAGAAGAAGCCGAGTGTGGTTTTTCTGGAAAGAACTCAATAGTGGATAAATTAAGCCTTGAAATAGAGACCTTCCTTAGAGCTAAACATATGAGCACTCTTAAGAATACTGAAAACTTGTTGCCAAGGGATCGTAAGAACTCACTGGAATCTGCCCCTCTGAATGAGGCTGTGAGTGCGCCTCAAGACGTGGGTGGAGAAGATGATTCTTTAGGCAGTGATTCAAATTGTTTTGAGCTCAATAAGCCAACCAACAGTGACTTCAAATTGCATGGGGATGAAGCTGTGGATAATCATATTGATGAAAAGTTGAAATTGGAACCCTCAAAGAAAAAACCTGAAAGGGTAAGAAGCCGTACTCCCTCCAGCTTGCAAGTTAAGTTTGAAGAACAGATGGCTTGGGCCATGTCGTGCAATGAAAATGATAAGTCCCAGATGGTAAATAAAGAGCAGGGGAAAACAGAAGAAGGGAAGCCAACCGAAATAAGCATACCCCAAAAGTCTGAACATTGTGAAGCCACAGAAGACGAGACTTacagaaaaggaaataaacaAGATGAAAGCCAGGTTTCCAATTCGAATCACATGGTTGAAAACCGTATAAGAAGTCAACTTTTGATGTCAGATGTTGGGCATGTACATTCTGAAAATAACTACAATGAGGCTTCCTGCAGTAATACTGGATGGAGGAACCAGCCAAGTCCAGGAAGACAGTGGATGGCACGACTGGCATCCCCTGTTCGTGACATGCCCGAATCTTCTTCAAAGTTGCCCCTGCGGACAAGGGAGAACACCTTGAAGGCAAAGCTTCTTGAAGCAAGGTCAAGGGGACAACGGCCGCGTTCGAAAGCTTCCAAAAACACCTCTTGA
- the LOC18777898 gene encoding uncharacterized protein LOC18777898 → MAAASFRWVLQLHKDVPKAARFYSEGLDFTVDVCTLRWAELQSGPLKLALMQSPNDHVMQKGMGYSSLLSFTVKDINQTMTKLMALGAELDCPIKYEIHGKVASMRCIDGHMLGLYEPA, encoded by the exons atggcaGCGGCGTCGTTTAGGTGGGTACTACAGCTGCACAAGGACGTGCCAAAAGCTGCTCGGTTCTACTCCGAAGGCTTGGACTTCACCGTCGATGTATGTACTCTTCGCTGGGCTGAGCTTCAATCCGGCCCACTCAAACTTGCCCTCATGCAATCCCCCAA TGATCATGTCATGCAGAAGGGAATGGGATACTCTTCACTTCTGTCTTTCACAGTGAAGGACATTAATCAAACAATGACAAAACTAATGGCTTTAGGAGCTGAGCTAGATTGCCCTATCAAATATGAAATCCATGGCAAG GTTGCATCCATGCGGTGTATTGATGGGCACATGTTAGGCCTCTACGAACCCGCCTAG
- the LOC109949094 gene encoding uncharacterized protein LOC109949094 isoform X1: MVEAKGLEIFEVGPCEDAYRMGFLIGQRFSNQIKSRLANDLILQNQLLPFAQTPEAQQLLQSLTENNRNKFPRYWEELIGTAEGSGVPVLQIILINFRKEILAFLPKMVINQGIDTPDDCSDVLVASESMAVVAHNEDANVALVGHAYLIKGTLLNGLSFIAYTYAGELPSCAFGLNSHGLAFTLNSVPPSESEIVAGGIGRNFISRDLLEAASIDDALCRIKSSEVSIGHSYNLIETRTRKISNVETASRNRVSVYEVGATPFFRANMYLHLQVDQVHDENSKTRQSKAAVLPKRSKEDFLSLLGDTDDPKYPIYMIGDLEHRLNFLFVPSKTFVVTLFAVFPGPLLYTLCTAVIDLDEQTLSIVEGNPRKGEISHIFSLCSKDFKMP; encoded by the exons ATGGTGGAAGCAAAAGGGTTGGagatatttgaagttgggCCCTGTGAAGATGCATACAGAATGGGCTTCCTGATAGGCCAGAGGTTTTCAAACCAGATAAAGAGCAGGTTGGCCAATGACCTCATTCTTCAAAACCAGCTCCTCCCTTTTGCTCAAACCCCAGAAGCACAGCAACTTCTCCAATCTCTCACTGAAAATAACAGAAACAAGTTTCCAAGATATTGGGAGGAGCTCATAGGAACAGCAGAGGGAAGTGGGGTGCCAGTTCTTCAG ATTATACTAATCAACTTCAGGAAGGAGATTCTTGCATTTCTTCCTAAGATGGTGATAAACCAGGGAATCGATACCCCAGATGACTGTTCTGATGTTCTTGTTGCTAGTGAGTCCATGGCAGTTGTGGCACACAATGAAGATGCAAATGTTGCTTTGGTTGGCCACGC CTATTTGATAAAGGGAACTCTGCTCAATGGGCTATCGTTCATTGCTTATACTTATGCAGGGGAGCTCCCTAGCTGTGCATTTGGGCTCAACAGCCATGGATtg GCTTTTACGCTGAATTCGGTACCCCCTTCTGAAAGTGAGATTGTTGCTGGAGGCATAGGGAGGAACTTCATCTCACGAGACCTCCTCGAAGCAGCAAGCATTGATGACGCATTATGT AGAATCAAATCATCAGAAGTTTCCATTGGACACAGTTACAATCTGATTGAGACCAGGACACGCAAAATTTCGAATGTAGAAACTGCGTCAAGAAACCGGGTTTCAGTTTATGAGGTTGGTGCAACACCATTCTTCCGTGCAAATATGTATCTCCATCTGCAGGTTGATCAG GTACATGATGAGAACTCAAAAACAAGGCAAAGCAAAGCGGCTGTGCTACCTAAAAGATCAAAAGAAGATTTCCTATCACTTCTAGGAGATACAGATGACCCAAAGTACCCCATCTACATGATAGGTGATTTAGAACATAGATTAAACTTCCTTTTTGTCCCCTCCAAGACGTTTGTGGTAACACTGTTTGCCGTGTTTCCAGGTCCATTGCTTTACACTCTGTGCACAGCTGTGATCGATTTGGATGAACAAACACTGTCAATTGTTGAAGGGAACccaagaaaaggagaaatctCTCACATCTTCTCTCTGTGTTCAAAAGATTTCAAAATGCCATAA
- the LOC109949094 gene encoding uncharacterized protein LOC109949094 isoform X2, with product MVEAKGLEIFEVGPCEDAYRMGFLIGQRFSNQIKSRLANDLILQNQLLPFAQTPEAQQLLQSLTENNRNKFPRYWEELIGTAEGSGVPVLQIILINFRKEILAFLPKMVINQGIDTPDDCSDVLVASESMAVVAHNEDANVALVGHAYLIKGTLLNGLSFIAYTYAGELPSCAFGLNSHGLAFTLNSVPPSESEIVAGGIGRNFISRDLLEAASIDDALCRIKSSEVSIGHSYNLIETRTRKISNVETASRNRVSVYEVGATPFFRANMYLHLQVDQVHDENSKTRQSKAAVLPKRSKEDFLSLLGDTDDPKYPIYMIGPLLYTLCTAVIDLDEQTLSIVEGNPRKGEISHIFSLCSKDFKMP from the exons ATGGTGGAAGCAAAAGGGTTGGagatatttgaagttgggCCCTGTGAAGATGCATACAGAATGGGCTTCCTGATAGGCCAGAGGTTTTCAAACCAGATAAAGAGCAGGTTGGCCAATGACCTCATTCTTCAAAACCAGCTCCTCCCTTTTGCTCAAACCCCAGAAGCACAGCAACTTCTCCAATCTCTCACTGAAAATAACAGAAACAAGTTTCCAAGATATTGGGAGGAGCTCATAGGAACAGCAGAGGGAAGTGGGGTGCCAGTTCTTCAG ATTATACTAATCAACTTCAGGAAGGAGATTCTTGCATTTCTTCCTAAGATGGTGATAAACCAGGGAATCGATACCCCAGATGACTGTTCTGATGTTCTTGTTGCTAGTGAGTCCATGGCAGTTGTGGCACACAATGAAGATGCAAATGTTGCTTTGGTTGGCCACGC CTATTTGATAAAGGGAACTCTGCTCAATGGGCTATCGTTCATTGCTTATACTTATGCAGGGGAGCTCCCTAGCTGTGCATTTGGGCTCAACAGCCATGGATtg GCTTTTACGCTGAATTCGGTACCCCCTTCTGAAAGTGAGATTGTTGCTGGAGGCATAGGGAGGAACTTCATCTCACGAGACCTCCTCGAAGCAGCAAGCATTGATGACGCATTATGT AGAATCAAATCATCAGAAGTTTCCATTGGACACAGTTACAATCTGATTGAGACCAGGACACGCAAAATTTCGAATGTAGAAACTGCGTCAAGAAACCGGGTTTCAGTTTATGAGGTTGGTGCAACACCATTCTTCCGTGCAAATATGTATCTCCATCTGCAGGTTGATCAG GTACATGATGAGAACTCAAAAACAAGGCAAAGCAAAGCGGCTGTGCTACCTAAAAGATCAAAAGAAGATTTCCTATCACTTCTAGGAGATACAGATGACCCAAAGTACCCCATCTACATGATAG GTCCATTGCTTTACACTCTGTGCACAGCTGTGATCGATTTGGATGAACAAACACTGTCAATTGTTGAAGGGAACccaagaaaaggagaaatctCTCACATCTTCTCTCTGTGTTCAAAAGATTTCAAAATGCCATAA
- the LOC18776606 gene encoding BTB/POZ domain-containing protein POB1 produces MTKPNVDLLRRRTITDSDQSPSGLGESGSDPEAQDFTFAFNDINFSDRILRIEIVPDSPEAKPDGVGCSTASDWERNKKRRRADIKRDSAEDILAHSEEQVLNCNIPDTVDDVAFENQDEEAAAMNESPSGVGRVDEAVHSNDSSWSMDCSTVLKVNTIHVSSPILAAKSPFFYKLFSNGMRESEQRQVTLRIHASEEAALMDLINFMYSNTLSTITPPALLDVFKVADKFEVASCMRYCSRELRKFPMTRESALLYLDLPSSVLMADAVQPLTDAAKQFLAGCYKEISKFQDEVLNLPLAGIEAVLSSDDLQVASEDGIYDFVLRWARSHYPKLEERREVLGSRLGRLIRFPHMSCRKLRKVLTCNDFDPALASKIVLESLFFKAEAPFRQRSLALGDRRFGERSYKYRPIKLVEFEQPHDQCIVFLDLKREECARLFPGGRVYSQAFHLGGQGFFLSAHCNMDQQSSFHCFGLFLGMQEKGSVSFTVDYEFSARSKPGEDYLSKYKGNYTFTGGKAVGYRNLFGIPWTSFMADDSIYFIDSVLHLKAELTIRQ; encoded by the exons ATGACGAAACCGAACGTCGATCTTCTCCGTCGTCGGACGATTACGGACTCGGACCAATCGCCGAGTGGGCTTGGCGAGTCGGGCTCCGACCCGGAGGCCCAGGACTTCACCTTCGCGTTCAATGATATCAATTTCTCCGATCGGATTTTGAGGATCGAAATCGTACCCGATTCCCCCGAGGCCAAACCCGACGGTGTGGGATGTTCCACCGCCTCTGACTGGGAGCGtaacaaaaagagaaggagGGCCGATATTAAGAGAGACagtg CTGAGGACATTCTTGCGCACAGTGAGGAGCAGGTCTTAAACTGTAACATACCAGATACAGTGGATGATGTGGCATTTGAAAATCAAGATGAGGAAGCTGCGGCAATGAACGAGTCACCTTCTGGCGTTGGAAGAG TTGATGAAGCTGTGCATAGTAATGACTCGTCCTGGAGCATGGACTGTTCTACAGTTCTCAAGGTCAACACCATACATGTCAGTTCTCCAATTTTGGCTGCAAAGAGTCCATTTTTCTATAAG TTGTTTTCGAATGGGATGAGAGAGTCAGAACAACGGCAAGTAACTTTAAGAATTCACGCATCTG AAGAAGCTGCCCTCATGGACCTTATTAATTTTATGTATAGTAACACTCTATCCACGATAACACCTCCTGCTTTGTTGGATGTGTTCAAGGTTGCTGACAAATTTGAGGTTGCATCTTGCATGAGATATTGCAGTAGGGAATTGCGGAAGTTTCCTATGACTCGCGAGTCTGCTTTGCTTTATTTGGACCTTCCGTCTAGTGTTTTGATGGCTGATGCAGTTCAGCCACTGACAGATGCAGCAAAACAGTTCCTTGCTGGATGCTACAAAGAGATATCCAA GTTCCAGGATGAGGTGCTGAACTTGCCCCTGGCCGGTATTGAGGCTGTACTGTCTAGTGATGATCTCCAGGTGGCATCAGAGGATGGCATTTATGATTTTGTGCTAAGGTGGGCTCGGTCCCATTATCCAAAACTGGAAGAACGACGAGAAGTCCTTGGCTCACGCCTTGGTCGGCTCATTCGTTTTCCACACATGTCGTGCCGGAAGCTTAGGAAGGTCCTAACCTGCAATGACTTTGATCCTGCACTTGCATCAAAGATAGTACTTGAGTCTTTGTTTTTTAAGGCTGAGGCACCATTCAGGCAGCGCTCCCTTGCTCTAGGGGATCGTCGCTTTGGGGAGCGGTCTTACAAATACCGGCCAATCAAGCTGGTGGAATTTGAACAACCCCATGACCAATGTATTGTGTTCCTGGACCTAAAGCGCGAAGAATGTGCACGGTTATTTCCAGGTGGTCGGGTGTACTCACAGGCTTTTCACCTTGGTGGGCAGGGATTTTTCTTATCAGCCCATTGCAACATGGACCAACAAAGCTCATTTCATTGCTTTGGGCTGTTTTTGGGGATGCAAGAGAAGGGATCGGTTAGTTTTACAGTTGACTATGAGTTCTCAGCAAGGTCAAAGCCCGGGGAGGATTATTTGAGCAAATACAAAGGAAATTACACTTTCACCGGAGGGAAGGCTGTTGGCTATCGCAACTTGTTTGGTATACCCTGGACGTCATTCATGGCCGATGACAGCATCTATTTCATCGATTCTGTTCTCCATCTCAAGGCTGAGCTCACCATAAGGCAATGA
- the LOC18776684 gene encoding uncharacterized protein LOC18776684, with protein MSINCLCFFFTFLLSSCLCCLCNSTSDSLDGFARDLAFKALSERRAHTGVLYKAILPANLSGMEVSVVRLRSRRLWNRGAANFSCFQIPSRTMPMPHVKRLALVHQNLGNWSSHYYTLPGYSLVSSVVGFMVYDASNTSYNSTTKLSLKTMGKPILVQFPNVTLDQGTISKAKCASFATNGTISLTEMRHPGVCYATEQGHFSIVLRLKRKRSLKFLWVVGFVLASPMIVLVGYVGMASLKRLKAKKIQVMEKQAEEDLVLENRWVLGSKMPSAAVTRTLPALENGSPCHGSSDHLSFYGLAKSNNY; from the coding sequence ATGAGCATaaattgtttgtgttttttcttcACCTTTCTTTTGAGTTCATGTTTGTGCTGCTTGTGCAACTCTACAAGTGACTCTTTAGATGGGTTTGCTAGAGATTTGGCCTTCAAGGCACTTTCTGAGCGCCGGGCTCACACTGGTGTTCTGTACAAGGCTATCCTGCCTGCTAACTTATCTGGCATGGAAGTCTCCGTTGTAAGGCTTCGAAGCCGGAGATTGTGGAACAGAGGTGCTGCTAATTTCAGCTGTTTTCAAATCCCATCAAGAACCATGCCTATGCCTCATGTGAAAAGGCTGGCTTTGGTCCATCAAAATTTGGGCAATTGGTCTTCTCACTACTACACTCTTCCAGGTTACTCCCTAGTCTCTTCTGTTGTTGGCTTTATGGTTTATGATGCATCAAATACAAGTTATAATAGCACCACAAAGCTCAGTCTCAAAACCATGGGGAAGCCTATATTGGTTCAATTCCCCAATGTCACATTGGATCAAGGCACGATCTCCAAGGCAAAGTGTGCATCATTTGCTACCAATGGGACAATTTCCCTCACTGAAATGAGACACCCTGGTGTATGCTACGCCACAGAGCAAGGTCATTTTTCGATCGTCCTTCgattgaagagaaaaagaagccTGAAGTTTCTGTGGGTTGTAGGGTTCGTGCTTGCATCTCCCATGATAGTTTTGGTGGGTTATGTTGGGATGGCATCTCTGAAGCGTCTAAAGGCGAAGAAGATTCAGGTGATGGAGAAACAAGCTGAGGAGGAtttggttcttgaaaatagATGGGTTCTGGGTAGTAAAATGCCTTCTGCTGCAGTAACGAGAACTCTGCCGGCCCTTGAGAATGGCTCTCCATGCCATGGTTCATCAGATCACTTGTCTTTTTATGGTTTGGCCAAAAGCAATAACTATTGA
- the LOC18775897 gene encoding 6-phosphogluconate dehydrogenase, decarboxylating 2, chloroplastic: MEASPALSRIGLAGLAVMGQNLALNIAEKGFPISVYNRTTSKVDETVDRAHNEGNLPLFGQNNPRDFVLSIQRPRSVIILVKAGAPVDQTIAALSAHMEPGDAIIDGGNEWYENTERRIAEATGRGLLYLGMGVSGGEEGARHGPSLMPGGSHQAYTNVQDILHKVAAQVEDGPCVTYIGEGGSGNFVKMVHNGIEYGDMQLISEAYDVLKNVGGLSNEELGEIFAEWNKGELESFLIEITADIFKVRDDLADGFLVDKLLDKTGMKGTGKWTVQQAAELSVAAPTIAASLDCRYLSGLKEEREKAEETLKQAGFKEVIGSVTSGIDKKRLIDDVRQALYASKICSYAQGMNLLRAKSVEKGWGLNLGELARIWKGGCIIRAVFLDRIKNAYQRNQNLPNLIVDPDFAKEMVQRQAAWRRVVGLAVSAGISTPGMCASLSYFDTYRRGRLPANLVQAQRDLFGAHTYERVDRPGAFHTEWTKLAQKSGSGVGALN; this comes from the coding sequence ATGGAAGCTTCACCTGCTCTCTCGCGCATCGGCCTCGCAGGCCTCGCCGTCATGGGCCAAAACCTCGCCCTCAACATCGCCGAGAAAGGCTTCCCCATCTCCGTATACAACCGCACCACCTCCAAGGTCGACGAGACCGTCGACCGGGCCCACAACGAGGGCAATCTTCCTCTCTTCGGTCAGAACAATCCTCGCGACTTCGTGCTCTCCATCCAACGGCCCAGATCCGTCATCATCCTCGTCAAGGCCGGTGCTCCGGTCGATCAGACTATCGCTGCGCTCTCCGCCCACATGGAGCCCGGCGACGCCATCATCGACGGCGGCAACGAGTGGTACGAGAATACGGAGCGTCGAATTGCTGAGGCCACCGGTAGGGGACTTCTCTACCTCGGGATGGGAGTCTCCGGCGGTGAGGAGGGGGCCCGCCACGGCCCCAGCCTCATGCCCGGTGGGTCCCACCAGGCCTACACCAACGTCCAGGATATTCTCCACAAGGTTGCCGCCCAGGTCGAGGATGGTCCCTGCGTGACCTACATCGGAGAAGGGGGTTCTGGTAATTTCGTGAAGATGGTGCATAATGGGATTGAGTACGGCGATATGCAGCTGATTTCGGAGGCGTACGACGTGTTGAAGAACGTCGGGGGGTTGAGCAATGAGGAATTGGGTGAGATTTTTGCAGAGTGGAACAAGGGAGAGCTGGAGAGCTTCTTGATTGAGATAACGGCTGATATTTTCAAGGTTAGGGATGATTTGGCAGATGGGTTTTTGGTGGATAAGCTTTTGGACAAGACTGGGATGAAGGGGACTGGGAAGTGGACTGTGCAGCAGGCTGCTGAGCTGTCTGTAGCTGCGCCCACCATTGCTGCTTCTTTGGACTGCAGATACTTGAGTGGGTTGAAGGAGGAGAGGGAGAAGGCTGAGGAGACTTTGAAGCAAGCTGGGTTTAAGGAAGTGATTGGGAGTGTGACGAGTGGGATTGATAAGAAGAGGTTGATTGATGATGTGAGGCAGGCTTTGTATGCTTCTAAGATTTGCAGTTATGCTCAAGGGATGAACTTGTTGAGGGCCAAGAGTGTGGAGAAGGGTTGGGGTTTGAATTTGGGGGAGTTGGCTAGGATTTGGAAAGGTGGGTGTATTATCCGAGCAGTGTTCTTGGATCGGATTAAGAATGCTTATCAGAGGAATCAAAACTTGCCCAACTTGATTGTTGATCCTGATTTTGCTAAAGAAATGGTGCAGAGGCAAGCTGCGTGGAGGAGAGTTGTTGGGTTGGCTGTATCAGCCGGGATTAGCACTCCCGGAATGTGTGCCAGTTTGTCCTATTTCGATACCTATCGGAGGGGTAGGCTTCCGGCCAATCTTGTTCAGGCGCAGAGGGACTTGTTTGGAGCTCATACTTATGAGAGGGTTGATCGCCCTGGAGCTTTTCATACCGAGTGGACCAAGCTTGCTCAGAAGAGTGGTTCTGGTGTTGGTGCTCTCAATTGA
- the LOC18776817 gene encoding uncharacterized protein LOC18776817, producing the protein MHNISHSLSSILLLNPDTSLQKIHHLQSVLFTLKVRLLWAASRKYNFNLHVLESKAQDAKDRFETVASQAQKMADIVTEQWIQIQRLEQALHITQMRNMRVQRQLTRCTFLKFINNLSNDPLLKMLGPNFRSFFSRAFHQSKRVFAEFKRSHHELQHFIIEKLKKNEFTAALANEELVFFMVYLIATVTMLA; encoded by the exons ATGCACAACATCTCACATTCCTTGAGTTCCATACTTCTGTTAAACCCAGATACATCATTGCAGAAGATCCATCATTTGCAGTCTGTTTTGTTCACTCTTAAG GTACGGCTTCTGTGGGCTGCATCAAGAAAGTACAACTTCAATCTTCATGTTTTAGAGTCTAAAGCACAAGATGCCAAGGATAGATTCGAAACAGTTGCCTCTCAGGCCCAAAAG ATGGCTGACATTGTTACAGAACAATGGATTCAAATTCAGCGGCTTGAGCAGGCTCTTCATATTACACAA atgaGGAATATGAGGGTTCAAAGACAATTAACAAGATGCACTTTCTTGAAG TTCATAAACAACCTTTCTAATGACCCTCTACTGAAGATGCTTGGGCCTAACTTCAGATCCTTTTTCTCTCGAGCTTTTCATCAGTCCAAGAGAGTCTTTGCAGAATTTAAAAGGTCTCACCATGAG TTACAACATTTCATCATAGAGAAACTGAAAAAGAATGAATTCACAGCGGCTCTTGCAAATGAGGAATTAGTTTTCTTTATG GTATATTTGATAGCAACTGTTACCATGTTGGCCTAA